The Saprospiraceae bacterium genome includes a window with the following:
- a CDS encoding serine hydrolase, with product MSKLFLSLGFFLLFTNIHAQNRILFVTSNQHFYGNTKINTSNHFGEIVIPYDILTNAGIEVDFISPKGGAIPIGYISTSNPTHKKYLYDGMFMNKLANTRKPSEINASDYAAIYYSGGGAAMFGVAEDTTIQSIARNIYNKNGVVSTLCHGTAGIAFLKDDFGKSLYEGRKITGYPDSQEDRNEAYYKTFPFIMDKAIHDNKGHFVFSEKENFYVVDGRFVTGQDPSAAASVANEIIKQLHAGKLSDTKEKSDLDLIKETLMDYIEGSANGEPQRLRKAFHPDFNLYTVAKDTLWIRSGEQYIANFKVGEKSNRIGRIISVDFEKDAAIAKVEIIVPGWRTFIDYLLLLKYEGSWKIVHKSYTFHEIPKLTHTLDNSTTEKAKKLNDILSKYHQYDLFNGSVLIAKNGKEIFKNSFGKANFSWNINNTPNTKFRIGSLTKQFTALLILQLKQEGKLNLEDKISKHLPWYYKNTGNKITIHHLLSMTSGLPNYTDGTTPIMEQEELNPKEFALKYFKDSLLFEPGNNISYCNTGYYILGMIIEAVSKKSYETVLQENVFDVLGMKNSGVEYPGQVIGNLANGHYFYMGEYIVAQSVNPKVYAFSTGAIYSTVEDLFLWDKSFYTDKLLSAENKKLMCTKYLPNYGYGVAVNNMKNYLGTNRDITFISHDGGLTGYSSYMARIPEDSIFIILLDNTRAGMRGGELVAIANDILSVLYDVKAELPKPLASIDLMKVIKLKSVDEGLQYFENTIKATRTAYNFMGLESSLNAIGYHYLSNGDMISAIKILKLNTEEFPQSSNAYDSLGEAFYKNKQIDFALKYYKKSLELDPKNDNAKKMIEEIKLNRN from the coding sequence ATGAGCAAACTGTTTTTATCCCTTGGATTTTTTTTATTGTTTACAAACATACATGCCCAAAACCGCATCCTTTTTGTAACATCCAATCAACACTTTTACGGGAATACCAAAATCAATACATCCAACCATTTTGGCGAGATTGTCATACCTTATGATATTCTTACTAATGCTGGCATTGAGGTTGATTTTATTAGTCCAAAAGGTGGTGCGATACCGATTGGCTATATCAGTACTTCAAATCCTACACATAAGAAGTACTTGTATGATGGTATGTTTATGAATAAGTTGGCAAATACCAGGAAGCCATCTGAAATCAATGCTTCCGACTATGCTGCGATTTACTATAGTGGAGGAGGAGCGGCTATGTTTGGTGTGGCAGAGGACACTACTATCCAAAGCATTGCAAGGAATATTTACAATAAAAATGGTGTTGTATCAACTCTATGTCACGGAACAGCCGGCATTGCGTTCCTTAAGGATGACTTTGGGAAGTCTCTTTATGAAGGAAGAAAAATAACAGGCTACCCCGACTCACAAGAAGATAGAAATGAAGCCTATTACAAAACATTTCCTTTTATTATGGATAAGGCCATCCATGATAATAAAGGACATTTCGTATTCTCCGAGAAAGAAAATTTCTATGTTGTGGATGGAAGATTCGTCACAGGGCAAGATCCATCAGCTGCTGCATCCGTAGCCAATGAAATCATCAAACAGCTCCATGCAGGCAAGCTAAGTGATACAAAAGAGAAAAGTGACTTAGATCTAATCAAAGAAACTTTGATGGATTACATCGAGGGATCGGCTAATGGAGAGCCCCAAAGGCTAAGAAAAGCATTTCATCCAGACTTTAATTTGTATACTGTGGCTAAAGATACGCTGTGGATTCGATCAGGAGAGCAATATATTGCCAATTTTAAAGTGGGTGAAAAATCAAACAGAATCGGGCGAATTATTTCTGTGGACTTTGAGAAAGATGCAGCCATTGCCAAAGTGGAAATTATTGTTCCCGGTTGGAGGACATTTATAGATTATTTATTGCTACTAAAATATGAAGGTAGTTGGAAAATTGTGCATAAATCATATACATTTCATGAAATTCCAAAACTGACACACACACTTGATAATTCAACTACAGAGAAAGCAAAAAAGCTGAATGATATACTTTCAAAGTATCATCAGTACGACTTATTTAATGGAAGTGTTTTAATTGCGAAAAATGGGAAAGAAATATTTAAAAATAGTTTTGGTAAAGCTAATTTTTCATGGAACATTAATAACACACCAAACACAAAATTTAGAATAGGTTCCTTAACAAAACAGTTTACCGCTTTACTGATTCTTCAATTAAAACAAGAAGGTAAATTAAATTTAGAAGACAAAATCAGTAAGCATTTGCCGTGGTATTATAAGAATACTGGCAATAAAATAACCATTCATCATTTGCTGAGTATGACTTCGGGTTTGCCCAACTACACAGATGGTACAACCCCAATAATGGAACAAGAAGAGTTGAATCCAAAAGAATTTGCACTAAAATATTTTAAAGACAGTTTGCTTTTTGAACCCGGAAATAATATTAGCTATTGCAATACAGGCTACTATATTTTAGGGATGATTATAGAAGCGGTTTCCAAAAAATCATATGAAACTGTATTACAAGAAAATGTATTTGATGTTTTAGGTATGAAAAATTCAGGAGTCGAATATCCCGGTCAAGTCATTGGTAATTTAGCAAATGGACACTACTTCTATATGGGAGAGTATATTGTAGCGCAAAGTGTAAATCCAAAAGTGTATGCTTTTTCAACGGGAGCAATATACAGCACAGTGGAAGATTTGTTTTTGTGGGATAAGTCCTTTTATACGGACAAATTGTTAAGTGCAGAAAACAAAAAACTAATGTGCACAAAATATTTACCCAACTATGGTTATGGTGTTGCGGTAAACAATATGAAAAATTATTTAGGCACAAATAGAGATATCACATTTATAAGCCACGATGGTGGACTTACAGGTTATTCAAGTTATATGGCAAGAATACCGGAAGACAGCATTTTTATAATTTTGCTTGACAACACAAGAGCAGGAATGCGAGGTGGAGAATTGGTGGCTATAGCCAATGATATCCTTTCAGTTTTATATGATGTAAAAGCAGAACTTCCAAAACCTTTGGCATCCATTGACCTGATGAAAGTCATAAAATTAAAATCTGTAGACGAAGGATTACAGTATTTTGAAAATACAATAAAAGCAACAAGAACTGCATATAATTTTATGGGCTTAGAAAGTAGTTTAAACGCTATTGGTTACCACTATCTTTCAAATGGAGATATGATTTCAGCAATAAAAATACTTAAATTGAATACTGAAGAATTTCCTCAATCAAGCAATGCATACGACAGCCTTGGTGAAGCCTTTTATAAAAACAAACAGATAGACTTTGCGTTGAAGTACTATAAAAAATCATTAGAACTTGACCCAAAAAATGACAATGCAAAAAAGATGATTGAAGAAATCAAGCTAAATCGCAATTAG
- a CDS encoding AraC family transcriptional regulator, with protein MNSDNQLLFFFSALGGFNGIILSAYFALIAGKKSSSNYYLALLMLVLSIRIIKSVFFYFNPNLANIFIQIGLSGCILIGPFLYLYLKSTTEYAKINWKPHVLPYILGITILGALYPYVDNRTIWSGWIVFGIYLQWLAYIIVSLKFIKPIFQKIKEKETLKNIEVWLLSIYFGILFIWLAYTIGSYTSYIVGALSFTFILYLILLLIVFRYIRHSDIFEEKEKYKNKVIDEDTKSLIKQKLSMMVEKELFLNSNFTLEEAAKELKISRHLLSQYVNETLGKSFSDLIKEYRIEKAKKLLMAESNLTIEGIGYEIGFNSKSSFYTAFKKITGLTPAEYQKSSSK; from the coding sequence TTGAATTCTGACAATCAACTTCTATTTTTCTTTAGCGCTTTAGGAGGCTTTAACGGCATCATCCTTTCGGCATATTTTGCTTTAATAGCTGGTAAAAAAAGTTCTTCAAACTACTACTTAGCCTTGTTGATGCTTGTGTTAAGCATTCGTATCATTAAGTCAGTGTTTTTTTATTTCAATCCGAATTTAGCTAATATATTCATTCAGATTGGACTTTCAGGATGTATTCTTATTGGGCCGTTTCTTTATTTATACCTAAAGTCGACCACAGAATATGCAAAAATAAATTGGAAGCCGCATGTACTTCCATACATTTTGGGCATCACAATCCTGGGAGCTTTATATCCATATGTGGATAACAGAACCATATGGAGTGGATGGATAGTGTTTGGTATCTATCTGCAATGGTTAGCATATATCATTGTATCACTGAAGTTTATAAAACCAATCTTTCAAAAAATAAAAGAAAAGGAAACATTAAAAAACATTGAGGTGTGGCTCCTCAGTATTTACTTTGGTATTTTGTTTATCTGGTTGGCTTATACTATCGGTTCGTATACATCCTATATAGTAGGTGCATTATCTTTCACTTTTATCCTTTATTTGATATTATTACTGATTGTATTCAGATACATCAGGCATTCGGATATCTTTGAAGAAAAAGAAAAGTATAAAAACAAAGTTATTGATGAAGATACAAAATCACTGATAAAGCAGAAATTGTCAATGATGGTGGAGAAAGAACTGTTTCTAAATTCGAACTTTACCCTGGAAGAAGCTGCTAAAGAACTCAAAATAAGCAGACATTTATTATCCCAATATGTCAACGAGACATTGGGAAAATCCTTTTCAGATCTCATCAAAGAATACCGAATTGAGAAAGCGAAAAAATTACTGATGGCCGAGAGTAATCTCACCATTGAAGGCATTGGCTATGAAATAGGATTTAATTCCAAATCAAGCTTCTACACTGCTTTTAAGAAAATAACAGGCCTTACTCCTGCAGAATATCAAAAGTCTAGCTCAAAATGA